Below is a genomic region from Pseudomonadota bacterium.
CATGCCCAATTTCCGGGGCAAGCGCTTTACCAACGCGCACGAGACCATGATCTGGGCCTCGAAAAACCGCAACAGCCGGTATCAGTTCAACTACGAGGCCATGAAAAACCTCAACGATGACCTGCAGATGCGCAGCGACTGGTTTTTTCCCCTGTGCACGGGGTCCGAACGCCTGAAGGACGACGACGGGCGCAAGGCCCACCCGACCCAGAAGCCTGAGGCCCTGCTGTACCGCATCATCATGTCCTCGACCCAGCCGGGCGACCTGATCCTGGATCCTTTCTTCGGAACAGGAACCACGGGCGCTGTGGCCAAAAAGCTGGGCCGGCAGGTGATCGGGATCGAGCGGGAGCAGAAGTACATCCAGCATGCCCGCCACCGTCTGGACGCTATTACAGATGTGCCCGATGCCTCGCTGCTGGAGGCGCAGACAAAGCGCCAGGCCCCCCGCAT
It encodes:
- a CDS encoding site-specific DNA-methyltransferase; protein product: SYHNIFRVGAILQDLGFWVLNDIVWRKANPMPNFRGKRFTNAHETMIWASKNRNSRYQFNYEAMKNLNDDLQMRSDWFFPLCTGSERLKDDDGRKAHPTQKPEALLYRIIMSSTQPGDLILDPFFGTGTTGAVAKKLGRQVIGIEREQKYIQHARHRLDAITDVPDASLLEAQTKRQAPRIPFGQLLETGLLKPGQVLFDQRQRFVAKIRADATLVSSNHMGDHKGSIHQVGAALQGLPSCNGWTFWHFEAARNQIKPIDWLRQKILSDSV